One window from the genome of Sandaracinaceae bacterium encodes:
- a CDS encoding AAA family ATPase codes for MLAAPEGGSVTPAEANQIALRAVRQVIQAAEAFQLTVAGREVRVEVERQDDPWPMPVAGLSEETDGLWPQQVVLRCNWDGGAVDLLLFAGAARRPEAKVAIAIRVLSPPRQLTWCNVATALDGSEDPEIAISAWYHLKKRVVGSRGSQSRKNKKLKALVGESGLPLLTDYSVEPFIVRTEDAAVLPSPVEAYRRLVHLSLIKLDFFVGGEAARARGVPLIDLAALGLADEDDDELVDAEDEADGRKYWAGGFGEEERRVAFLKDDYWQIGWKRDDEGKGAAHSWARFEDVQVGDWFAIKGLGGSYQLVVHYVGEVTGKDDELGRLDLRPLDSKLYKGPAPRGSGAGSWFETLVPVTREDIIELIFGESRETEPALTWTGPRNVILYGPPGTGKTYRLRDDIRPKFTRASEARAVDVDALLALSWFEVIAAAVAASGGSATAMELRQHPLVKTKYQAKDHKAPIGSRIWATLQAHTVESSRTVGYSKRTGRLVFDKREDGTWFFPGGVPEDIAELAETLRPRAAEATEDFVFLTFHQSYAYEDFIEGIRPKTSEGDGDGSATLTYDLEDGVFLRAANAAVRLAGFEGTVDELCRLPAQERADLLDGAPPYAVFIDEVNRGNVSRIFGELITLLEEDKRLGAEGELIVTLPYSRRRFGVPSNLCVIGTMNTADRSVEALDSALRRRFSFIECPPDPSVLDGTVVEGGVDVVRMLRVINARLELLIDRDHLLGHAYFMAVQQEPTIEKLKEVFAMNILPLLSEYFYADLGRVGLVLGAPFVREAGSYATLAAFNHEAADQLSERRTYRLTPLDSISTADFRAIYETAGG; via the coding sequence GTGCTGGCAGCCCCGGAGGGCGGGAGCGTGACGCCGGCCGAAGCCAACCAGATCGCGCTGCGCGCCGTCCGGCAGGTCATCCAGGCCGCGGAGGCGTTCCAGCTCACCGTCGCGGGACGCGAGGTGCGCGTGGAGGTCGAGCGGCAGGATGATCCTTGGCCGATGCCGGTGGCCGGCCTCTCCGAGGAGACCGACGGGCTCTGGCCACAGCAGGTCGTGCTGAGGTGCAATTGGGATGGCGGAGCGGTGGACCTCCTCCTCTTCGCGGGCGCGGCGCGCCGGCCCGAGGCGAAGGTGGCGATCGCGATTCGCGTGCTGAGCCCCCCGCGTCAGCTCACGTGGTGCAACGTGGCCACCGCGCTGGACGGGTCCGAGGACCCGGAGATCGCCATCTCCGCCTGGTACCACCTCAAGAAGCGGGTGGTCGGCTCGAGGGGTTCGCAGAGCCGGAAGAACAAGAAGCTCAAGGCGCTGGTGGGGGAGTCGGGCCTCCCGCTGCTCACCGACTACAGCGTCGAGCCGTTCATCGTCAGGACCGAAGACGCGGCGGTGCTGCCGAGCCCCGTCGAGGCCTACCGGCGTCTCGTGCACCTGAGCCTCATCAAGCTCGATTTCTTCGTGGGCGGCGAGGCTGCGCGCGCTCGGGGCGTTCCCCTCATCGATCTCGCCGCGCTCGGGCTCGCGGACGAAGACGACGACGAGCTGGTGGACGCCGAGGACGAAGCGGATGGTCGCAAGTACTGGGCGGGCGGCTTCGGCGAAGAGGAGCGGCGCGTGGCGTTCCTGAAGGACGACTACTGGCAGATCGGCTGGAAGCGGGACGACGAGGGCAAGGGAGCCGCGCACAGCTGGGCGCGATTCGAGGACGTCCAGGTCGGAGACTGGTTCGCCATCAAGGGGTTGGGCGGCAGCTACCAGCTCGTCGTGCACTACGTCGGCGAGGTGACGGGTAAGGACGACGAGCTCGGGCGCCTCGACCTGCGGCCGCTCGACTCGAAGCTGTACAAGGGGCCGGCTCCGCGCGGGTCGGGCGCGGGCTCCTGGTTCGAGACGCTCGTGCCGGTGACGCGCGAGGACATCATCGAGCTCATCTTCGGCGAGTCCCGGGAGACCGAGCCCGCGCTCACCTGGACCGGGCCGCGCAACGTGATCCTGTACGGGCCCCCCGGGACGGGAAAGACGTACCGGCTCCGCGACGACATCCGGCCGAAGTTCACCCGCGCGAGCGAGGCCCGTGCGGTGGACGTCGACGCACTGCTGGCGCTGTCGTGGTTCGAGGTGATCGCCGCGGCGGTGGCGGCCTCGGGTGGCTCGGCGACGGCGATGGAGCTCCGCCAGCACCCGCTCGTGAAGACGAAGTACCAGGCCAAGGACCACAAGGCGCCGATCGGCTCGCGCATCTGGGCGACCCTGCAGGCGCACACCGTCGAGAGCAGTCGCACGGTCGGCTACAGCAAGCGCACGGGACGGCTCGTGTTCGACAAGCGCGAGGACGGGACGTGGTTCTTCCCGGGCGGAGTGCCCGAGGACATCGCGGAGCTCGCGGAGACGCTGCGTCCGCGAGCGGCGGAGGCGACCGAGGACTTCGTGTTCCTCACGTTCCACCAGTCCTACGCCTACGAGGACTTCATCGAGGGCATCCGCCCGAAGACGAGCGAGGGCGACGGCGACGGGTCGGCCACCCTCACCTACGACCTCGAGGATGGGGTGTTCCTCCGGGCGGCCAACGCGGCGGTCCGGCTCGCGGGCTTCGAGGGCACCGTGGACGAGCTCTGTCGACTGCCGGCCCAGGAGCGCGCCGACCTCCTCGACGGGGCCCCACCCTACGCGGTCTTCATCGACGAGGTGAACCGCGGCAACGTGTCGCGCATCTTCGGGGAGCTGATCACTCTGCTCGAGGAGGACAAGCGCCTCGGCGCCGAAGGCGAGCTGATCGTCACCCTCCCCTACTCGCGGCGGCGGTTCGGCGTGCCCTCCAACCTCTGTGTGATCGGGACGATGAACACGGCGGACCGGTCGGTCGAGGCGCTGGACTCGGCGCTGCGGCGGCGGTTCTCGTTCATCGAGTGCCCGCCCGATCCGAGCGTGCTCGACGGCACGGTCGTCGAGGGCGGCGTGGACGTCGTCCGGATGCTCCGGGTGATCAACGCCCGGCTCGAGCTGCTCATCGATCGCGACCACCTGCTGGGGCACGCGTACTTCATGGCGGTCCAGCAGGAGCCGACCATCGAGAAGCTCAAGGAGGTGTTCGCGATGAACATCCTCCCGCTGCTCTCCGAGTACTTCTACGCGGACCTGGGCCGGGTGGGCCTGGTCCTCGGAGCACCGTTCGTGCGCGAGGCGGGGAGCTACGCGACCCTCGCCGCTTTCAACCATGAGGCCGCCGATCAGCTCTCGGAGCGTAGGACGTATCGCCTCACGCCCCTGGACAGCATCTCCACGGCGGACTTCCGCGCCATCTACGAGACGGCAGGCGGCTGA
- a CDS encoding DUF262 domain-containing protein produces MSNPTEMTTVSKPMTVRALRRHLDRRVFAIPELQREFVWKDQKIPVLLDSMYRGYPIGAALVWRTRREKAGSLRKRLHILPQYDPSNPEVWFLLDGQQRISVLHQLLAGGDGAVKVGKREIDFRRAYFSPASGGGKFGWRQRHPEGSVSVVDLLSDRWRTKLAHLGKRDHERVHACRDQLLGYRFQLTFVDAKDLESVRNAFVRINAQGTPLRGADQAFARATKVNLRHRVRDLQAELKYGFDGLDDRTILQTVGIILDSKDVGQRAVERVLATLEEEPRGAEKVTRIWQRLRGAFAEACDYVVRKFGVPDRSAMPSDTMLSVLATFFYFNRGRQPSREVAKVLSRWFWASAVTGRYTGRGFRRNLVSDVHTMRKLAEKKPVRFRHDKLPLSDLWRTDYRRGSLAAAFTCLLRLQQPRYLEDGEQIMLGEHSARANRRDRHHVFPRKLLSESGVSDRSIDALANICFLVARENQSVGRRDPRSYLEDVPANRRVLTRVARSHLIPLNEEWQDADLSVKQSFKRFSRDRAHMIAAAFEKRAGAKLFTR; encoded by the coding sequence ATGTCGAACCCCACCGAGATGACAACTGTCTCCAAGCCGATGACCGTCCGCGCCTTGCGCCGTCACCTGGATCGCAGAGTCTTCGCGATCCCCGAGCTCCAGCGGGAGTTCGTGTGGAAGGACCAGAAGATCCCGGTGCTTCTCGACTCCATGTACCGGGGCTACCCAATCGGAGCCGCGCTCGTGTGGAGGACGCGGCGAGAGAAGGCCGGATCTCTACGGAAGAGGCTCCACATCCTCCCGCAGTACGACCCGTCGAACCCGGAGGTCTGGTTCCTCCTGGATGGCCAGCAGCGCATCTCGGTGCTGCACCAGCTCCTCGCTGGCGGAGACGGCGCGGTCAAAGTCGGGAAGCGTGAGATCGACTTCCGGCGCGCCTACTTTTCGCCCGCCTCCGGCGGCGGGAAGTTCGGTTGGCGTCAGCGGCACCCCGAGGGCTCGGTGTCGGTGGTCGACCTGTTGAGTGATCGGTGGCGTACGAAGCTCGCCCACCTCGGCAAGCGGGATCACGAGCGCGTCCACGCCTGCCGCGACCAGCTCTTGGGCTACCGCTTCCAGCTCACGTTTGTGGACGCGAAGGACCTCGAGTCGGTGCGCAATGCCTTCGTGCGCATCAATGCCCAAGGCACGCCGCTGCGCGGAGCCGACCAGGCGTTCGCGAGGGCTACGAAGGTGAACCTCCGCCATCGGGTCCGCGACCTCCAAGCGGAGCTCAAGTATGGGTTCGACGGTCTGGACGACCGCACCATCCTGCAGACCGTCGGGATCATCCTGGACTCGAAGGACGTGGGACAGCGCGCCGTGGAGCGCGTGCTCGCCACCCTCGAGGAGGAGCCGCGCGGAGCCGAGAAGGTCACGCGCATCTGGCAGCGCCTGCGCGGAGCCTTCGCGGAGGCGTGCGACTACGTCGTGCGAAAGTTCGGCGTGCCGGACCGATCGGCGATGCCCTCCGACACCATGCTCTCCGTCCTCGCGACGTTCTTCTACTTCAACCGCGGCCGTCAGCCCTCTCGCGAAGTCGCGAAGGTATTGTCCCGATGGTTCTGGGCGTCGGCGGTGACCGGTCGATACACCGGCCGAGGTTTTCGCAGGAACCTCGTCAGCGACGTGCACACGATGCGGAAGCTCGCCGAGAAGAAGCCCGTGCGCTTCCGGCACGACAAGCTACCTCTCTCCGATCTCTGGCGCACCGACTATCGGCGGGGGTCTCTCGCCGCGGCGTTCACCTGCCTGCTCCGCCTTCAACAGCCTCGCTACCTCGAGGACGGCGAGCAGATCATGCTCGGCGAGCACAGCGCTCGGGCCAACAGGCGAGATCGCCATCACGTCTTCCCCCGCAAGCTCCTCTCCGAATCCGGGGTGAGCGATCGCAGCATCGACGCGCTTGCGAACATCTGCTTCCTCGTCGCCCGAGAGAACCAGTCCGTCGGCCGGCGAGACCCGCGGAGCTACCTCGAGGACGTGCCCGCGAACCGGCGAGTCCTCACGCGGGTGGCCCGGAGCCATCTCATCCCGCTCAACGAAGAGTGGCAGGACGCAGACCTTTCGGTGAAGCAGAGCTTCAAGCGCTTCTCGCGCGACCGTGCGCACATGATCGCAGCCGCCTTCGAGAAGCGAGCCGGCGCGAAGTTGTTCACTCGCTGA
- a CDS encoding J domain-containing protein, whose product MDDEEEEDLYETLQVSPKAEPEVIEAAFRRLARKYHPDANGVGADDARMKRLNAAFGVLRDAGARQRYDNERRRRRARKKKQGRKPSRKRTGKRREETGRADGARVEESEPHAPESNRPPYTGTADPNRSRRYLAYLILGATILITAMIIDGTRGTPRGNQRTRPSPVVRPAPPPLPAERTITYAFEHLWPGGTVGACSEIRVSGPISLGNEDVLRRHFASEAGQWKVGGRSGSAYRPIQSCSAVPRRTLAICELPSILPTGLSHLRAAPRQMRVYSPAEFQTGGDWCANEGGLWRRAD is encoded by the coding sequence ATGGATGACGAAGAAGAAGAGGACCTCTACGAGACGCTTCAGGTGAGCCCGAAGGCGGAGCCGGAGGTCATAGAGGCTGCATTTCGACGACTGGCCCGCAAGTACCACCCGGACGCGAATGGCGTGGGCGCAGACGACGCGAGAATGAAGAGGCTCAATGCAGCCTTCGGAGTCCTCCGGGACGCCGGGGCGCGCCAGAGATACGACAACGAGCGGCGACGTCGAAGGGCACGGAAGAAGAAGCAAGGGCGCAAGCCGTCGAGGAAACGCACAGGGAAGAGGCGTGAGGAAACCGGCCGGGCGGATGGCGCGAGGGTCGAGGAGTCGGAGCCTCACGCGCCGGAATCGAACCGCCCCCCCTACACAGGCACCGCGGACCCCAATAGGTCGCGCCGCTATCTCGCGTACCTGATCCTGGGAGCGACGATCCTGATCACCGCCATGATCATCGACGGTACGAGAGGAACTCCACGGGGCAACCAGCGAACACGCCCGTCTCCGGTCGTGCGCCCCGCGCCACCGCCCCTGCCCGCGGAGCGCACCATCACCTACGCGTTCGAGCATCTCTGGCCAGGGGGAACGGTCGGCGCCTGTTCCGAAATACGAGTCTCCGGTCCGATCAGCCTCGGGAACGAAGACGTCCTCCGTCGCCACTTCGCCTCGGAGGCTGGGCAATGGAAGGTCGGTGGACGTTCCGGGTCAGCATACCGCCCCATCCAATCGTGCTCCGCGGTTCCCCGTAGGACACTCGCGATATGTGAGCTGCCGTCAATTCTTCCGACCGGACTGTCGCACCTGCGGGCAGCACCCAGGCAGATGCGGGTCTACAGCCCCGCTGAGTTCCAGACGGGCGGGGATTGGTGCGCCAACGAGGGGGGCCTCTGGCGCCGAGCCGACTGA
- a CDS encoding DUF4386 domain-containing protein gives MTATDRTPSTTRLARLAGLLYVAIIALGIGGDALVRGPIHVPGDASQTVANLAAAELPFRLSILGDVLMALSDVGLAALLFILLRPLSPRLALAAMVFRLVQAAILGLNLSSLQGAVTLASAPGANDALIVHLLESHAAGYDLGLFFFGVSCVLLGVIFLRARRAPSWLGAMLSAAGVVYLVGSAIHVAAPGLQEPFAPAYLVPVVAEVAFCAWLLAGGRQLEVSALEPRAAGSAPSAA, from the coding sequence ATGACCGCCACCGATCGCACCCCGTCGACGACCCGCCTCGCCCGCCTGGCCGGCCTGCTCTACGTCGCCATCATCGCGCTGGGCATCGGGGGCGACGCGCTGGTCCGCGGTCCGATCCACGTGCCTGGCGACGCGAGCCAGACCGTGGCGAACCTCGCGGCGGCGGAGCTGCCGTTCCGGCTCAGCATCCTGGGCGACGTGCTGATGGCGCTCAGCGACGTCGGGCTCGCTGCGCTGCTGTTCATCCTGCTGCGACCGCTGAGCCCGCGCCTGGCGCTGGCGGCGATGGTCTTCCGGCTCGTCCAGGCGGCGATCCTCGGGCTCAACCTGTCGAGCCTGCAGGGCGCCGTCACCCTCGCGAGCGCCCCGGGCGCGAACGACGCGCTGATCGTGCACCTCCTCGAGTCGCACGCGGCGGGCTACGACCTCGGGCTCTTCTTCTTCGGCGTCAGCTGCGTGCTCCTGGGCGTGATCTTCCTCCGCGCCCGCCGCGCCCCGAGCTGGCTGGGCGCGATGCTCTCGGCGGCCGGCGTCGTCTACCTCGTCGGCAGCGCGATCCACGTCGCCGCCCCGGGCCTCCAGGAGCCCTTCGCTCCGGCCTACCTGGTCCCGGTCGTGGCGGAGGTCGCCTTCTGCGCGTGGCTCCTCGCGGGGGGCCGTCAGCTCGAGGTGAGCGCGCTCGAGCCCCGCGCGGCGGGCAGCGCGCCCAGCGCCGCCTGA
- a CDS encoding DMP19 family protein, which yields MVDLDAEFERACGEPHEGAAFDALSRRDKILIAIWGLEAEVNNGGFDQYYFNGAGDLAFFAPQALEQIGARNMAAIVREANERFGVNGPARDRETRQEQLTRLTASNEDLFDSLDRRFQDYPDDISAVLTVFLDGADDREST from the coding sequence ATGGTCGACCTGGACGCAGAGTTCGAGCGCGCGTGTGGCGAGCCGCACGAAGGCGCCGCGTTCGACGCCCTGTCTCGACGCGACAAGATCCTGATCGCCATCTGGGGACTGGAAGCTGAGGTCAACAACGGCGGCTTCGACCAGTACTACTTCAACGGCGCGGGCGACCTGGCGTTCTTCGCGCCGCAGGCGCTCGAACAGATCGGCGCTCGGAACATGGCCGCCATCGTTCGGGAGGCGAACGAGAGGTTCGGGGTCAATGGACCCGCGCGTGATCGGGAGACACGCCAAGAACAGCTGACGCGGCTGACCGCATCAAACGAAGACCTCTTCGATTCGCTGGACCGTCGCTTCCAAGACTATCCCGACGACATCTCCGCCGTCTTGACGGTCTTTCTCGACGGCGCCGACGATCGTGAATCCACGTAG
- a CDS encoding SBBP repeat-containing protein produces MPCGANDWDHDADPATACAARTDCGVGHYVGDDGGATSDRRCVACAAGSYSDVANAPACTPWTVCDAGFVEVAPGTDMTDRSCAPPWTRQFGTYQSDRANSVFVDGSGNVLVAGRTDRTLPGQSSAGHIDAFVQKYDATGGLVWTRQFGSVFDDEAHAVTVNGSGNVFVAGTVQRALPGARSVGSYDAFVRMYDPDGSILWTRQFGTTEIEIAFALSVDGSGNIIVAGYTWGTFPGQTLAGRQDAWVRKYDAAGRELWTRQFGSSGTDYAYAVSTDGFGNVILAGYTEGVLPGSTGPGSGNAYVRKYDPSGTLLWTRQFGTVRGEMASGVIADASGEIVVVGQTNGAFPGETNLGGWDAFVRRYGADGSVLWTRQFGSSADDDALAVTMDGSANVIVAGSTERSVPGGTAGTDACVWKLDAAGAQLWIRPFGSTATDIARSVSADASGNVFVAGSTAGTLPGQTSAGGSDAFVMRLLP; encoded by the coding sequence ATGCCCTGTGGCGCGAACGACTGGGACCACGACGCGGATCCCGCGACCGCCTGCGCAGCACGCACCGACTGCGGCGTCGGCCACTACGTCGGGGACGACGGGGGCGCGACGTCGGATCGTCGCTGCGTGGCCTGCGCGGCGGGAAGCTACAGCGACGTGGCCAACGCGCCGGCGTGCACTCCCTGGACCGTGTGCGACGCCGGCTTTGTGGAAGTCGCGCCAGGCACCGACATGACGGACCGCAGCTGCGCCCCGCCGTGGACGCGACAGTTCGGGACCTACCAGTCGGACCGCGCGAACTCCGTGTTCGTCGATGGGAGCGGGAACGTGCTCGTCGCCGGGCGCACGGACCGCACCCTCCCAGGTCAGAGCAGCGCGGGGCACATCGACGCGTTCGTCCAGAAGTACGACGCCACCGGCGGCCTGGTCTGGACGCGGCAGTTCGGGTCCGTGTTCGACGACGAGGCCCACGCGGTGACCGTGAATGGGAGCGGGAACGTGTTCGTAGCCGGGACGGTGCAGCGGGCGCTTCCGGGCGCAAGGAGCGTTGGGTCCTACGATGCCTTCGTTCGGATGTACGACCCAGACGGAAGCATCCTCTGGACCCGCCAGTTCGGGACCACCGAAATCGAAATCGCCTTCGCCCTCAGCGTGGACGGGAGCGGAAACATCATCGTCGCCGGGTACACTTGGGGGACGTTCCCGGGCCAGACGCTCGCCGGCCGCCAGGATGCGTGGGTGCGCAAGTACGACGCCGCGGGGAGGGAGCTCTGGACGCGGCAGTTCGGATCGAGCGGCACGGACTACGCCTACGCCGTGAGCACGGACGGGTTCGGGAACGTCATCCTCGCCGGCTACACCGAGGGTGTGCTGCCCGGTTCGACGGGCCCGGGGTCTGGGAACGCATACGTACGAAAGTACGACCCTTCCGGTACCCTTCTCTGGACACGCCAGTTCGGGACCGTCCGTGGTGAGATGGCGTCCGGCGTGATCGCTGACGCCAGCGGAGAAATCGTCGTCGTCGGGCAGACCAACGGTGCCTTCCCGGGCGAGACGAACCTGGGGGGCTGGGACGCGTTCGTTCGGCGGTACGGCGCGGATGGGAGCGTCCTCTGGACTCGACAGTTCGGATCGAGCGCGGATGACGACGCGCTCGCGGTGACGATGGACGGGAGCGCGAACGTGATCGTCGCCGGGTCTACAGAACGCTCGGTCCCGGGGGGCACCGCCGGCACCGATGCGTGCGTCTGGAAGCTCGACGCAGCCGGCGCCCAGCTCTGGATTCGCCCGTTCGGCTCGACGGCCACCGACATCGCGCGCTCCGTGAGCGCGGACGCGAGCGGCAACGTGTTCGTCGCCGGGTCTACCGCCGGCACGCTCCCGGGGCAGACGAGCGCGGGGGGCAGCGACGCGTTTGTCATGAGGCTCCTGCCCTGA
- a CDS encoding LysR family transcriptional regulator, which produces MDWRRVGFDWNRARSFLVTAEEGSYSAAARALGIAQPTIGRQVTALEEELGVTLFERVGRGLELTPTGLELVEHVRVMSDAAIRVSRVAAGQSVSLEGPVLISAGEVMAAHTLPPIVAEIRAKHPGIRIHIVATNQSSDLGRREADIAIRNYRPKQPGLVTRKVRDDEGYLYATPAYLASLGDPTTPAELSRAEFVAFDETDAFMDGLNALGLSVGPESFPWVCANQHVQWALVTQGSGVGVMMAEIGDAEPRVRRALPDLAFPVPTWLTSHREVRTSRRVRVVFDMLAEGLSSST; this is translated from the coding sequence ATGGATTGGCGCCGCGTCGGATTCGACTGGAACCGGGCTCGATCGTTCCTCGTGACGGCGGAGGAGGGCTCGTACTCCGCGGCCGCGCGGGCGTTGGGCATCGCGCAGCCCACGATCGGCCGCCAGGTCACCGCGCTCGAGGAGGAGCTGGGCGTCACCCTCTTCGAGCGGGTCGGGCGGGGTCTCGAGCTGACGCCGACCGGCCTCGAGCTCGTCGAGCACGTGCGCGTGATGAGCGACGCGGCGATCCGGGTCTCGCGCGTGGCGGCCGGCCAGTCGGTCTCCCTCGAGGGCCCGGTCCTCATCTCCGCCGGCGAGGTGATGGCGGCCCACACGTTGCCTCCGATCGTGGCGGAGATCCGGGCGAAGCACCCCGGCATCCGCATCCACATCGTCGCCACCAACCAGAGCAGCGACCTGGGCCGCCGCGAGGCCGACATCGCCATTCGCAACTACCGCCCCAAGCAGCCAGGCCTGGTGACCCGCAAGGTCCGCGACGACGAGGGATACCTCTACGCCACGCCCGCGTACCTCGCCTCGCTCGGCGATCCCACCACGCCCGCCGAGCTGTCCCGGGCCGAGTTCGTCGCCTTCGACGAGACCGACGCGTTCATGGACGGCCTGAACGCGCTGGGGCTGAGCGTGGGCCCGGAGAGCTTCCCATGGGTGTGCGCCAACCAGCACGTGCAGTGGGCGCTCGTCACCCAGGGCTCCGGCGTGGGCGTCATGATGGCGGAGATCGGCGACGCCGAGCCCCGCGTGCGTCGCGCCTTGCCCGACCTCGCGTTCCCGGTGCCCACGTGGCTCACGAGCCACCGCGAGGTCCGCACGAGCCGCCGGGTCCGCGTCGTCTTCGACATGCTCGCGGAGGGCCTGAGCAGCTCCACCTGA
- a CDS encoding NAD(P)-dependent alcohol dehydrogenase codes for MRAAINTRYGAPDVLSLGEAERPTLREHQVLVEVHASAVTQGDRRLRAADFPGISAVFGRLLIGVLGPRQPVGGSAFAGRVVEVGRSVTRFAVGDEVFGSVMHGAYAEYLAVGEDEPIAKKPTNTSFAEAAAIPYGGLTALVFLRDLAKVQPGERVLVVGASGGVGRMAVQMAKHLGAEVTGVCSRDGDLVRELGASDVIDYRQADFAKSGQHWDVIFDTTEGDHFRAFRPALSAMGRYLSLYMTARLILEMALNRFRGGQRAIGGVAMGNAALMDEVRELVEGGALRPVIAERFPLDRIVDAHARLEAGRPRGSVVVDVAEARAEVHPLPLRRAQVA; via the coding sequence ATGCGAGCCGCGATCAACACCCGCTACGGAGCCCCCGACGTCCTCTCCCTCGGCGAGGCCGAGCGCCCCACCCTCCGTGAGCACCAGGTGCTCGTCGAGGTGCACGCCAGCGCGGTCACCCAGGGCGACCGCCGGCTGCGCGCGGCCGACTTCCCGGGCATCTCGGCCGTCTTCGGCCGGCTCCTGATCGGCGTGCTCGGCCCCCGCCAGCCGGTCGGCGGCTCCGCGTTCGCGGGGCGCGTGGTGGAGGTCGGGCGCTCGGTGACCCGCTTCGCGGTGGGCGACGAGGTCTTCGGCTCGGTGATGCACGGGGCCTACGCGGAGTACCTGGCCGTGGGCGAGGACGAGCCGATCGCGAAGAAGCCGACGAACACGAGCTTCGCGGAGGCCGCGGCGATCCCCTACGGCGGGCTGACCGCGCTCGTCTTCCTCCGTGACCTCGCGAAGGTGCAGCCCGGCGAACGCGTGCTCGTGGTCGGGGCGTCGGGAGGCGTGGGCCGCATGGCGGTGCAGATGGCGAAGCATCTCGGCGCCGAGGTCACCGGGGTTTGCAGCCGCGACGGCGACCTCGTGCGCGAGCTCGGCGCGAGCGACGTCATCGACTACCGGCAGGCCGACTTCGCGAAGAGCGGCCAACATTGGGACGTGATCTTCGACACCACCGAGGGCGATCACTTCCGCGCCTTCCGGCCCGCGCTGAGCGCGATGGGCCGCTACCTCTCGCTCTACATGACCGCTCGCCTCATCCTCGAGATGGCGCTCAACCGCTTCCGCGGAGGGCAGCGCGCGATCGGCGGGGTGGCGATGGGCAACGCCGCGCTGATGGACGAGGTGCGCGAGCTCGTCGAGGGAGGCGCGCTGCGCCCGGTGATCGCCGAGCGCTTCCCCCTCGACCGCATCGTCGACGCCCACGCCAGGCTCGAAGCGGGCCGCCCGAGGGGCAGCGTCGTGGTCGACGTCGCCGAGGCGCGCGCGGAGGTGCACCCCTTGCCTCTGCGTCGCGCGCAGGTCGCCTGA
- a CDS encoding DUF2252 family protein — protein MARRLQSDATLALTAALSDGSARISVRRGEAPGPRRSRGNTFAHYARRCALWLALLGAACAGPPRPVAGAPADSSEAMRLSAEEQRQIDPVLLAELRRDPHQYFRFLAHAFVSRECAVAARGPAVNLHGDVHLEQYLVTSLGRGLGDFDDATTGPAGMDLVRIATSIRIASRMRSWDAWALWNGFVEGYVAALRDPTTRAPVPRYVTRIEEGFHHDHARLLAWCETLLEPISDERRARLEIAFATYADSLMARRPELRPEAFEIIRVGRHHLGVGSRHHRNYLIRTRGPSAAPEDDLVFEAKAVATNPDATCLPDAARPDPLRVLVADARIAYAPFRDVGAVSIAGRPYWIHEFVDDYVEVDLEDDALDQAQMLELAYDMGVQLGLGHPRSIAAPYGDELRRQLVAFVGDEGEALWEVSGRMFRQVWEGWEQLRR, from the coding sequence TTGGCACGTCGACTCCAGTCAGACGCGACGCTGGCGCTCACGGCCGCGCTGAGCGACGGCTCGGCGAGGATCTCTGTCCGGCGCGGCGAGGCGCCCGGCCCTCGGCGCTCGCGGGGCAACACGTTCGCCCACTACGCGAGGCGCTGCGCGCTCTGGCTCGCCTTGCTCGGCGCGGCCTGCGCCGGCCCTCCCCGCCCCGTCGCCGGTGCGCCCGCGGACTCGAGCGAGGCCATGCGGCTCTCGGCCGAGGAGCAGCGCCAGATCGATCCGGTCCTGCTCGCGGAGCTCCGCCGAGACCCGCATCAGTACTTCCGATTTCTGGCCCACGCGTTCGTCAGCCGGGAGTGTGCGGTCGCGGCGCGAGGACCGGCCGTCAACCTCCACGGCGACGTCCACCTCGAGCAGTACCTCGTGACGAGCCTCGGGCGGGGGCTCGGAGACTTCGATGACGCGACCACCGGTCCGGCGGGCATGGATCTGGTGCGGATCGCGACGTCGATTCGAATCGCGTCGCGGATGCGGTCCTGGGACGCGTGGGCGCTCTGGAACGGCTTCGTCGAGGGCTACGTCGCCGCGCTGCGAGATCCGACGACGCGCGCCCCGGTGCCCCGGTACGTCACGCGGATCGAAGAGGGCTTCCACCACGACCACGCTCGGCTGCTCGCCTGGTGCGAGACGCTCCTCGAGCCCATCTCGGACGAGCGGCGAGCGCGGCTGGAGATCGCCTTCGCCACCTACGCGGACTCGCTCATGGCGCGGAGACCGGAGCTGCGCCCGGAGGCGTTCGAGATCATCCGGGTGGGTCGACATCACCTCGGCGTGGGGAGCCGCCACCACCGCAACTATCTGATCCGCACGCGCGGTCCGTCGGCGGCGCCCGAGGACGACCTGGTCTTCGAGGCGAAGGCCGTGGCGACCAACCCCGACGCGACGTGCCTGCCCGACGCGGCGCGGCCCGACCCGCTGCGCGTCCTCGTCGCCGACGCGCGCATCGCGTACGCGCCGTTCCGTGACGTGGGGGCGGTCAGCATCGCGGGTCGGCCCTACTGGATCCACGAGTTCGTGGACGACTACGTCGAGGTCGATCTCGAAGACGACGCCCTCGACCAAGCCCAGATGCTCGAGCTCGCGTACGACATGGGCGTGCAGCTCGGTCTCGGCCATCCCCGCAGCATCGCCGCGCCGTACGGGGACGAGCTCAGGCGGCAGCTCGTCGCGTTCGTCGGAGACGAGGGTGAGGCGCTGTGGGAGGTGAGCGGCCGCATGTTCCGCCAGGTCTGGGAAGGCTGGGAGCAGCTGCGGAGGTAG